The genomic window GGTGGCGGATGAAGTGCGTGTCGGCGGAGAAGAGCAGGTCGTGTAGCTTGTCCACGCTCATTCGCACGGCCGTATTGACGTGCAGCCGCCCGTTCAGATCCACGCAGAACGACTCCACCTCACCTGAAGGTTGGACGTTTGCAATTGGTGTCTTGTGACGGGGTGGAAAAAAACGTGTCGTTCGAACCGGCCACTCACTCTCCTCCTGCGTGTCGGACGAGTTGCTGGGGTCGGTGGGCAGGTCCTCGTCGTTGGTGGCGTCCAATGAGGAGAGGTTTCCCAGGCTGGTGTTGGGCAGGGGCAGCATGTGAGCGGCTGCCTCGGACAGGCTGTCCCCGCCTTCCTCCGGGTTCTGAGGGGGAAAGCAAACGGGCCATCGTCGTACGACTCTTAAGGGGAGGCGGAGCCAGCCCGCTCGCCGTTGCCACTGCGCTGCTTTCGAAAGCGCAGCGGACGCTCACAGGCAAATTCCAGGACGCACTGTGAGAATATACACAAATGACAACACTCACATTGGTGAGCGCGGCGGACGCCACCGAGCCGTGGGAGCTGGGCGGGCTCGGCTCCGGGGGATCCGAGCTGAGCCGGCGACCCGCCGGGGCCGGCACCTCGATGGGCAGGCAGCAGGCAGCAGAGGAGGGCGGGGACGAGGCTGCCGCGCCGTAGCTCGCCGAGGGGGGGCTGGCCTGAGCGCACGGTACCAGCGGAGGAGGGGAGCTGCCCGAGGAGGGAAGCGACACCGAGCTCAGGTCCAGAAGATCGGTGACGGACACGGACTCTTCTCCGGGCCTGGTACGACGACGGGAACGGGCGACTTTATTGACCGACCGGGATGATGCCAACAGTTTGCTTTGAGGGTCGGTCACTCACAACAGGCCGTTCATGTGCTCGGCGGTCGGGGAGACGTAGTCGTCGTCCTCACTGGTGAGGCCCAGCTCGGTGCCGTAACACTGGTGCACAATATGCCACAATTCTTTGGGGGACAACGACTGCAACCATGTAGAAAATATTACTCTCACATGACCGGCCCGTTTGTACTAAGCGAGTCAAAGCGGTGAGCGGCTGATCGCTCGTACCTTGTCCATCAGCGCGTTCTGCCACAGGCGGAAAATCATCATAAAGCTGCGATCCCGCGCGCCAAAAGAGGTGAAGAAGTGCTGAGCGTTTCAAcgggaaggaaggaaaagaTCAGTTCGCTGTCCTAAGGCGCCGACtcggcttgttttttttttagacggaCTCTTATCGAATAAGCGCCTGCGAGTTAAGGCCGACCTTCTCATTGTCCGTGCTGATCTGGATGGCGTTGGGAATGAGCTTGGCCGTCTTCTCCTTGGTCATGGAGGTCACGTCTTTCAGCAGGATAGTGATCTGCAAAGTCAGAAACGTAGCGTATGGTTTTGCTACGGACGGCTGCTGCGTCTTGAAGTATGTGCGTGTGACTTTTATCGGCGACGAGCGAGCCGCAAATAACGAAGCGAGCGCTCACAGTGGTTTCCCAGCGGAATATGTTGCTGTAGAAACAAAGCCAGTTCTCAGACAGATACAGGCGACCCTGAAGCAGGATATCTTTCTGGAGAGCACACGAGTAGTCtgcgggggggggttgggggagagaaaaaaaaaaaaagttcagtggACCCAAAGCTCTCAAGTCAAGGACGCTCGCTGATTCTTCGGTGCTCACCCACGATGAGTCGTTCCGTGTCTGGAAGCTTCTTGAAGATTTTACGGAAGTCCTCGTTCCGTTGCTTGTACGTGGGGCTGAGGACCTGACGGAGAGGAACAAGGAGCTTTGGCTGGTATCAATGAAGacacccctcccaaaaaaaaaaaaaaaaaaaaatggagagggATACTCACATTGTACCAGCTTTGCATTTTCTGCAAAGACAAAGACAATTATTAGAACGATAAATATGTGGGTGACATATTCGTCTcacaaaaaaagtttgttgaTGCTCATTAAATGAAGTTCTCGCGTGGCGCTAAATcacactggaatgtttttggAGCTGTACTCCTCGCAATCTCACCTTGGCATTGCTCTTGAAATGTCGCGAGGCAATCGGGTAGGCCGACGTAAGCGACGATGCCGACGGTATGGACGGCAGGGGGCTGTCTGagcccccgcctcctcctccccctcctccactgctcttctccccccctccctcgctcTCGCTGGCCCGGCCGCCCCCAAGCACCCGCCGACGCAAGGAGGGTGAGCTACCTGGAGTGCTGCGTGGAGAGTTACTGGCggtgctgcaaaaaaaagaacagaacaaaaaaaaaaaaaggtgaattttTCATTAGATGGCAAAGAGCACGCAACAAGAAGGCAAAGAGCGAGCTTCCTGTTTGACAATAGCCACTAAATGCAAAGGGAAAGCCACACAGGGGGCACTTTTATCAGCCTGAACCAATTTGGACTGATAAGGAGGACGATCCCGCATTCAAACGAGACTGCCTCAAAACATTCGAGGTCCATACAAAACACGAAGCAAAAATCAGCTTAAACGTTAACTCTCGTGCcctatttggattttttttggtacatttttctcatttgtgaAAAGCAGAGTTTGACTTTTATCGCAAAACATTGCCTATTTGTGGttcaaaaacatttcttttgaacCTCAATGGAAAGACTCATCTTTTGTAAATACGATAAAAAGCCGACTTGCTATTGATTTTTACTTAACCCCTCCAAAaagttttttcaaaaaattggCTATACAACTTATAGGTCATTGCAATAGagtatttttcccccccagtgTTTATCTGATCATTTCATTAGGTGACATTCTATTTCTTTGC from Syngnathus typhle isolate RoL2023-S1 ecotype Sweden linkage group LG10, RoL_Styp_1.0, whole genome shotgun sequence includes these protein-coding regions:
- the gramd1a gene encoding protein Aster-B isoform X3 yields the protein MSSARPVPTLSILPPSSDTESWSRSPSPRPNRTGRHLRSYRTGRSRTRKRSADKRSGTPQIVIEEEIGPAPSEGPQIRSEEQGRDQDLLLPPCQTWSRSPSPSRRSRWSLRSLLGRDSDWDSCSTASNSPRSTPGSSPSLRRRVLGGGRASESEGGGEKSSGGGGGGGGGSDSPLPSIPSASSLTSAYPIASRHFKSNAKKMQSWYNVLSPTYKQRNEDFRKIFKKLPDTERLIVDYSCALQKDILLQGRLYLSENWLCFYSNIFRWETTITILLKDVTSMTKEKTAKLIPNAIQISTDNEKHFFTSFGARDRSFMMIFRLWQNALMDKSLSPKELWHIVHQCYGTELGLTSEDDDYVSPTAEHMNGLLPGEESVSVTDLLDLSSVSLPSSGSSPPPLVPCAQASPPSASYGAAASSPPSSAACCLPIEVPAPAGRRLSSDPPEPSPPSSHGSVASAALTNNPEEGGDSLSEAAAHMLPLPNTSLGNLSSLDATNDEDLPTDPSNSSDTQEESEVESFCVDLNGRLHVNTAVRMSVDKLHDLLFSADTHFIRHLFSQRHFTDLTVGEWQRDGASGTTSRVLSYTIALNNPLGPKTAPVVETQTLHKSSAQGECYVVDSEVITSGIPYQDYFYTVHRYCLTSISKNKSRLRISSDICYRKQPWSLVKALIEKNTWSGIEEYYRHMESEVCKLETLLQSEVSVVTAGDVTSAGETTKTPPALRRRKRTCSRRQGDGGGGAERGDRAVGEERERRDGGAQYKKLGERARGGAQNSVSTILLIVSFMICIRCSIKGFYVLARSAVAHLITGNLRLEQIGLMRLIERKRIDISCNEVPL
- the gramd1a gene encoding protein Aster-A isoform X5, which codes for MFDTASNSPRSTPGSSPSLRRRVLGGGRASESEGGGEKSSGGGGGGGGGSDSPLPSIPSASSLTSAYPIASRHFKSNAKKMQSWYNVLSPTYKQRNEDFRKIFKKLPDTERLIVDYSCALQKDILLQGRLYLSENWLCFYSNIFRWETTITILLKDVTSMTKEKTAKLIPNAIQISTDNEKHFFTSFGARDRSFMMIFRLWQNALMDKSLSPKELWHIVHQCYGTELGLTSEDDDYVSPTAEHMNGLLPGEESVSVTDLLDLSSVSLPSSGSSPPPLVPCAQASPPSASYGAAASSPPSSAACCLPIEVPAPAGRRLSSDPPEPSPPSSHGSVASAALTNNPEEGGDSLSEAAAHMLPLPNTSLGNLSSLDATNDEDLPTDPSNSSDTQEESEVESFCVDLNGRLHVNTAVRMSVDKLHDLLFSADTHFIRHLFSQRHFTDLTVGEWQRDGASGTTSRVLSYTIALNNPLGPKTAPVVETQTLHKSSAQGECYVVDSEVITSGIPYQDYFYTVHRYCLTSISKNKSRLRISSDICYRKQPWSLVKALIEKNTWSGIEEYYRHMESEVCKLETLLQSEVSVVTAGDVTSAGETTKTPPALRRRKRTCSRRQGDGGGGAERGDRAVGEERERRDGGAQYKKLGERARGGAQNSVSTILLIVSFILVVLVALNMLLFYKLYALERAAHTLETWHSYSLADSPLPQTAGEWAQVLQLQRQFHQAQLSKWQQILQSSVALLDQMKQSLEKLHQGIAVPGVHQDQPAETDS
- the gramd1a gene encoding protein Aster-A isoform X4, which produces MLMCSVEKVDFNITSRAVARLVFEAEHDHRNGGNSSNGSTASNSPRSTPGSSPSLRRRVLGGGRASESEGGGEKSSGGGGGGGGGSDSPLPSIPSASSLTSAYPIASRHFKSNAKKMQSWYNVLSPTYKQRNEDFRKIFKKLPDTERLIVDYSCALQKDILLQGRLYLSENWLCFYSNIFRWETTITILLKDVTSMTKEKTAKLIPNAIQISTDNEKHFFTSFGARDRSFMMIFRLWQNALMDKSLSPKELWHIVHQCYGTELGLTSEDDDYVSPTAEHMNGLLPGEESVSVTDLLDLSSVSLPSSGSSPPPLVPCAQASPPSASYGAAASSPPSSAACCLPIEVPAPAGRRLSSDPPEPSPPSSHGSVASAALTNNPEEGGDSLSEAAAHMLPLPNTSLGNLSSLDATNDEDLPTDPSNSSDTQEESEVESFCVDLNGRLHVNTAVRMSVDKLHDLLFSADTHFIRHLFSQRHFTDLTVGEWQRDGASGTTSRVLSYTIALNNPLGPKTAPVVETQTLHKSSAQGECYVVDSEVITSGIPYQDYFYTVHRYCLTSISKNKSRLRISSDICYRKQPWSLVKALIEKNTWSGIEEYYRHMESEVCKLETLLQSEVSVVTAGDVTSAGETTKTPPALRRRKRTCSRRQGDGGGGAERGDRAVGEERERRDGGAQYKKLGERARGGAQNSVSTILLIVSFILVVLVALNMLLFYKLYALERAAHTLETWHSYSLADSPLPQTAGEWAQVLQLQRQFHQAQLSKWQQILQSSVALLDQMKQSLEKLHQGIAVPGVHQDQPAETDS